Proteins encoded within one genomic window of Episyrphus balteatus chromosome 1, idEpiBalt1.1, whole genome shotgun sequence:
- the LOC129905420 gene encoding histone H2A — MSGRGKGGKVKGKAKSRSNRAGLQFPVGRIHRLLRKGNYAERVGAGAPVYLAAVMEYLAAEVLELAGNAARDNKKTRIIPRHLQLAIRNDEELNKLLSGVTIAQGGVLPNIQAVLLPKKTEKSA, encoded by the coding sequence atgtctGGTCGTGGTAAAGGTGGAAAAGTGAAGGGAAAGGCAAAGTCCCGCTCAAACCGTGCTGGGCTTCAATTCCCTGTTGGTCGTATCCATCGTTTGCTCCGCAAGGGTAACTATGCTGAGCGCGTCGGAGCTGGTGCCCCAGTTTATTTGGCAGCTGTTATGGAATATTTGGCGGCTGAAGTTTTGGAATTGGCGGGAAATGCTGCTCGTGACAACAAGAAAACAAGAATCATCCCCCGTCATTTGCAATTGGCCATCCGTAATGACGAAGAATTGAACAAATTGCTTTCTGGTGTAACAATTGCTCAAGGTGGTGTTCTTCCCAATATCCAAGCTGTTTTGTTGCCAAAGAAAACCGAAA
- the LOC129905421 gene encoding histone H2B, producing the protein MPPKTSGKAAKKAGKAQKNITKTDKKKKRKRKESYAIYIYKVLKQVHPDTGISSKAMSIMNSFVNDIFERIAAEASRLAHYNKRSTITSREIQTAVRLLLPGELAKHAVSEGTKAVTKYTSSK; encoded by the coding sequence atgccGCCCAAGACTAGTGGTAAAGCAGCAAAGAAGGCCGGAAaggcacaaaaaaatatcaccaaGACCGATAAGAAGAAGAAGCGCAAGAGGAAGGAAAGCTACGCAATCTACATTTACAAAGTACTCAAGCAAGTACATCCCGACACTGGTATTTCATCGAAAGCCATGAGCATCATGAACAGTTTTGTAAATGATATCTTCGAAAGGATTGCCGCTGAAGCTTCGCGTTTAGCTCACTACAATAAACGCTCAACAATCACAAGTCGGGAGATCCAAACTGCCGTGCGATTGTTGTTGCCTGGTGAACTTGCCAAGCACGCTGTTAGTGAAGGAACTAAGGCAGTTACCAAATACACAAGCtcgaagtaa